In Nocardioides cavernae, a single genomic region encodes these proteins:
- a CDS encoding maltokinase N-terminal cap-like domain-containing protein codes for MSSTEIKAWIDEARWFGGKGRDWELGDVRRVGRLPDAPDWLHVTIELAEVTYADGSSDLYQLPLAFYTEPQDRIAHALIGEWEDDELGPSFVYDALHDRQAMALWLAAFARHGVEPRPPSDVRGDLMFHRLPGHDLDIEAHSTLFSGEQSNSSVAFGEDALMKVFRKVTPGVNPDIAIHQVLTEAGSTHVAALYGWLDLVDDATNTTIQLAMLQQFLRTASDGWDLALASVRNLFAEADLHADEVGGDFAGEAARLGIALAEVHADLAEHFPVERREADALGELAGAMESRLVAALDVVPDLAAHESGLRETFARLRELDAVDVQQVHGDLHLGQTLRTVKGWKIVDFEGEPAKPLAERLKPDSVWRDVAGMIRSFDYAPRVVAMTGGADAGGEAEQRDYRASEWAARNRAAFLAAYTDKRGEELDGANGVLLDAYLADKVVYEAVYEARNRPGWLAIPLAALEETS; via the coding sequence GTGAGCAGCACCGAGATCAAGGCCTGGATCGACGAGGCCCGCTGGTTCGGCGGCAAGGGACGCGACTGGGAGCTCGGCGACGTACGCCGGGTCGGGCGGCTGCCCGACGCACCCGACTGGCTGCACGTCACCATCGAGCTAGCCGAGGTGACCTACGCCGACGGGTCGAGCGACCTCTACCAGCTGCCGCTCGCCTTCTACACGGAGCCGCAGGACCGGATCGCGCACGCGCTCATCGGCGAGTGGGAGGACGACGAGCTCGGCCCCTCCTTCGTCTACGACGCGCTGCACGACCGCCAGGCGATGGCGCTGTGGCTGGCGGCGTTCGCCCGGCACGGCGTCGAGCCGAGGCCGCCGTCCGACGTGCGCGGCGACCTCATGTTCCACCGGCTGCCGGGCCACGACCTCGACATCGAGGCTCACTCGACGCTCTTCTCCGGCGAGCAGTCGAACTCGTCGGTCGCGTTCGGCGAGGACGCGCTGATGAAGGTCTTCCGCAAGGTGACTCCGGGGGTGAACCCCGACATCGCGATCCACCAGGTCCTCACCGAGGCCGGGTCGACGCACGTCGCCGCGCTCTACGGGTGGCTCGACCTCGTCGACGACGCCACCAACACGACCATCCAGCTCGCGATGCTCCAGCAGTTCCTCCGCACGGCGAGCGACGGCTGGGACCTGGCCCTGGCCAGCGTGCGCAACCTGTTCGCCGAGGCCGACCTGCACGCCGACGAGGTCGGCGGTGACTTCGCGGGCGAGGCCGCGCGGCTCGGCATCGCGCTGGCCGAGGTGCACGCCGACCTGGCCGAGCACTTCCCGGTCGAGCGGCGCGAGGCCGACGCCCTGGGCGAGCTGGCCGGGGCGATGGAGAGCCGGCTCGTCGCCGCGCTCGACGTCGTACCCGACCTGGCGGCCCACGAGAGCGGGCTGCGCGAGACGTTCGCCCGGTTGCGCGAGCTGGACGCCGTCGACGTGCAGCAGGTCCACGGCGACCTGCACCTGGGCCAGACCCTGCGCACCGTCAAGGGCTGGAAGATCGTCGACTTCGAGGGCGAGCCGGCCAAGCCGCTCGCCGAGCGGCTCAAGCCCGACTCGGTGTGGCGCGACGTGGCGGGCATGATCCGCTCGTTCGACTACGCCCCGCGCGTGGTCGCCATGACCGGTGGCGCCGACGCCGGTGGCGAGGCCGAGCAGCGGGACTACCGGGCGTCCGAGTGGGCAGCACGCAACCGCGCCGCCTTCCTCGCCGCCTACACAGACAAGCGCGGCGAGGAGCTCGACGGCGCAAACGGGGTACTGCTCGATGCCTACCTCGCGGACAAGGTCGTCTACGAGGCGGTCTACGAAGCACGCAATCGTCCGGGATGGCTCGCCATCCCTCTCGCAGCGTTGGAGGAGACGTCATGA
- a CDS encoding multicopper oxidase domain-containing protein, whose amino-acid sequence MTGILRRRPTAWLVVVVACALALVAIDAGPGPDGPTASAEPVRNATIVIEAGGARTGFAPPEVTVGGGGTVTVVNLDSLDHTVTSVARAADGTPLFDVRVAAGTSATVPGVEALSAGAWAFYCKFHPSMRGVINVEGVAGGVEPVDTRFEQPLVVPSTRRGADIRLVMRRADVRTLPDGPRTSMWTYDGSYPGPTIRRRGGRGTEVTIVNRLPHGAGSMSTHLHGDHHASADDGQPTTHLIARGSERTYDYPLVVDGRPEPGSFFWYHDHRMDRTARNNWRGLQGMFIVTDPPSRGLRLPTGRRDVPLMVSERSFTSGNQLTDPFADGPEMVGHHGEMSWTGAHAPPDDATVGDKVLVNGRYAPYLDVSATRYRLRLLNSSPFSSYNFTLSDGRPFLQIGTGSGLLPRAVVRSGVLLGPAQRADVIVDFSGATGQRLVLGSVPAANGTSGDDARETAVMEFRVGAPARDASRLPSRLPSPKLVSPVPAKVSQTWTFGLEESSHHGSAWTINGRAFDPSRVDHRARLDTVERWRFRNTSDVTHYVHIHAEQWRTLRRDGKRPPPWERGLEDTWRLEPGEEVEVAARFTDYTGPFMIHCHMLDHEDHGMMARFDVVR is encoded by the coding sequence ATGACGGGGATCCTGCGTCGCAGGCCGACGGCCTGGCTGGTGGTCGTCGTGGCCTGCGCGCTCGCGCTCGTGGCCATCGACGCGGGGCCGGGGCCGGACGGGCCCACGGCCTCCGCCGAGCCGGTGCGCAACGCCACGATCGTCATCGAGGCGGGCGGCGCCCGGACCGGCTTCGCCCCGCCCGAGGTGACCGTCGGCGGCGGGGGCACCGTCACCGTGGTCAACCTCGACTCCCTGGACCACACCGTCACGTCGGTGGCCCGCGCCGCCGACGGGACGCCCCTGTTCGACGTACGCGTCGCCGCGGGCACGTCCGCGACCGTCCCCGGTGTCGAGGCGCTGTCGGCCGGTGCGTGGGCCTTCTACTGCAAGTTCCACCCCAGCATGCGCGGGGTCATCAACGTCGAGGGCGTCGCCGGCGGCGTCGAGCCCGTCGACACACGCTTCGAGCAACCGCTCGTGGTCCCCAGCACCCGCCGCGGCGCGGACATCAGGCTGGTCATGCGCCGCGCGGACGTACGGACCCTCCCGGACGGGCCGCGCACGTCGATGTGGACCTACGACGGCAGCTATCCCGGCCCCACCATCAGGCGTCGGGGCGGGCGCGGCACCGAGGTGACCATCGTCAACCGGCTCCCCCACGGTGCCGGGTCCATGTCGACGCACCTGCACGGCGACCACCACGCCTCGGCGGACGACGGCCAGCCGACGACGCACCTGATCGCGCGCGGCAGCGAGCGGACCTACGACTACCCGCTGGTGGTCGACGGACGTCCCGAGCCCGGCTCGTTCTTCTGGTACCACGACCACCGGATGGACCGCACCGCCCGCAACAACTGGCGCGGCCTGCAGGGCATGTTCATCGTCACCGACCCGCCCAGCCGCGGGTTGCGCCTGCCGACGGGCCGCCGCGACGTGCCGCTGATGGTCTCGGAACGGTCCTTCACCAGCGGCAACCAGCTGACCGACCCGTTCGCCGACGGCCCGGAGATGGTGGGCCACCACGGCGAGATGTCGTGGACGGGGGCCCACGCACCGCCGGACGACGCGACGGTCGGCGACAAGGTCCTGGTCAACGGCCGCTACGCGCCGTACCTCGACGTGTCGGCGACCCGCTACCGCCTGCGGTTGCTGAACTCCTCGCCGTTCTCGAGCTACAACTTCACGCTCTCCGACGGCCGGCCGTTCCTGCAGATCGGCACCGGCAGCGGCCTGCTCCCCCGGGCCGTCGTGCGGTCAGGCGTGCTGTTGGGGCCTGCCCAGCGCGCCGACGTGATCGTGGACTTCAGCGGCGCCACGGGCCAGCGCCTCGTGCTCGGGTCGGTGCCGGCCGCGAACGGGACCTCCGGGGACGACGCGCGCGAGACCGCGGTGATGGAGTTCCGGGTGGGCGCACCGGCCCGGGACGCCTCGCGGCTGCCGTCGCGACTGCCGTCGCCGAAGCTGGTCTCCCCCGTCCCGGCGAAGGTGTCGCAGACGTGGACGTTCGGGCTCGAGGAGTCCTCGCACCACGGCAGCGCCTGGACGATCAACGGCCGCGCCTTCGACCCCAGCCGGGTCGACCACCGCGCCCGCCTCGACACCGTCGAGCGGTGGCGCTTCCGCAACACCAGCGACGTCACGCACTACGTCCACATCCACGCCGAGCAGTGGCGCACCCTCCGGCGCGACGGCAAGCGCCCGCCCCCGTGGGAGCGGGGCCTGGAGGACACCTGGCGGCTCGAGCCCGGCGAGGAGGTCGAGGTCGCTGCCCGCTTCACCGACTACACCGGCCCCTTCATGATCCACTGCCACATGCTCGACCACGAGGACCACGGGATGATGGCCCGCTTCGACGTCGTCCGCTAG
- a CDS encoding GtrA family protein, translated as MGSRGAALVTRHRRNVGLLVRFGVVGASGVVVNMLTLVVLRRYGPHFDDAVVALGSSGFNLRWYHVYSTIAFLVANLTNFQLNRTWTFKSNLAAPWWREYWPFLAVGLVGQVIGLALLTLLMHPDSAISLPRDVFDDSSGLRNRLYWSQLIVITVVTPLSFVLNKLWTFAAVRTARLGLLEERQDDDVRVE; from the coding sequence ATGGGATCCCGGGGAGCCGCGCTCGTGACGCGGCACCGGCGCAACGTCGGCCTCCTCGTCCGGTTCGGCGTCGTGGGCGCCTCGGGCGTGGTGGTCAACATGCTGACCCTGGTGGTGCTGCGCCGCTACGGTCCCCACTTCGACGACGCCGTCGTGGCCCTCGGCTCGTCCGGGTTCAACCTGCGCTGGTACCACGTCTACTCGACGATCGCCTTCCTGGTCGCCAACCTCACGAACTTCCAGCTCAACCGCACGTGGACGTTCAAGAGCAACCTCGCCGCGCCCTGGTGGCGCGAGTACTGGCCCTTCCTCGCGGTGGGCCTGGTGGGTCAGGTCATCGGCCTGGCCCTGCTGACGCTGCTCATGCACCCCGACTCCGCCATCAGCCTGCCCCGCGACGTCTTCGACGACTCCTCCGGGCTCCGCAACCGGCTCTACTGGTCGCAGCTCATCGTGATCACGGTGGTGACCCCCCTGTCGTTCGTGCTCAACAAGCTGTGGACGTTCGCCGCCGTCCGCACCGCCCGGCTGGGCCTGCTCGAGGAGCGCCAGGACGACGACGTACGCGTCGAGTGA
- the ppdK gene encoding pyruvate, phosphate dikinase, producing MTWVYDFAEGSKDKKDLLGGKGANLAEMTNLGLPVPPGFTISTETCRAYLAEGGEPEGLAEEVTEHLAALEEAMGKKLGDSDDPLLVSVRSGAKFSMPGMMETVLNVGLNDTSVGGLAARSESERFAQDSYRRLLQMFGGTVLHVHSELFSEALDEVKKAKGTENDLDLDADDLRGLVETFKDIIRTETGRDFPQDPREQMDLAIRAVFDSWNTDRARLYRRQERIPEDLGTAVNVQAMVFGNFGMDSGSGVAFTRDPASGTQGEYGDYLQNAQGEDVVAGIRNTVSLADMAEIDRTSHDDLMRIMTRLERHYRDMCDIEFTVERGKLWMLQTRVGKRTPEAAFRIAVHMVDEGMIQMDEAVLRVTGDQLAQLMFPRFDESADRTLLAKGMNASPGAAVGKAVFDSDTAVEWADRGEDVILVRKETNPDDLRGMVAARGILTSRGGKTSHAAVVARGMGRTCVCGAESLDVDTKARQFRVRDGETIREGDVISIDGTTGEVFAGAVPVADSVVVRHFEGEKLDDDLAQAVARIMAHADGARRLRVRSNADTPDDAARARRFGAQGIGLCRTEHMFLGERRELVEKLIVAEDETGVEAALDELLPLQRQDFTEILEAMDGLPVTIRLLDPPLHEFLPDLTELSVEVALAEERGEVDEHAKRLLTHVRRLHEQNPMLGLRGVRLGIQIPGLFRMQARSIAEAAADRMAAHGTPRPEIMVPLVASVRELEIVRSEIDQQIAEVEEERGVKLDIAIGTMIELPRAAFLANRIAKSADFFSFGTNDLTQMAWGFSRDDVEASFFSRYFEHGIFDVSPFESLDQLGVGGMVEMGTKKGRKTKSDLKVGVCGEHGGDPLSVHFFDQVGLNYVSCSPFRVPVARLEAGRSVLGKRDSEER from the coding sequence ATGACCTGGGTGTACGACTTCGCAGAGGGCAGCAAGGACAAGAAGGACCTCCTGGGCGGCAAGGGCGCCAACCTGGCCGAGATGACCAACCTCGGCCTGCCGGTCCCGCCGGGCTTCACGATCTCCACCGAGACGTGCCGCGCCTACCTCGCCGAGGGTGGCGAGCCCGAGGGGCTGGCCGAGGAGGTCACCGAGCACCTCGCGGCGCTCGAGGAGGCGATGGGCAAGAAGCTCGGCGACTCCGACGACCCGCTCCTGGTGTCCGTGCGCTCGGGCGCGAAGTTCTCCATGCCGGGGATGATGGAGACGGTCCTCAACGTCGGGCTCAACGACACCTCGGTCGGCGGCCTGGCGGCCCGCAGCGAGTCCGAGCGGTTCGCCCAGGACTCCTACCGCCGGCTCCTCCAGATGTTCGGCGGCACGGTGCTGCACGTCCACTCCGAGCTCTTCTCCGAGGCGCTCGACGAGGTGAAGAAGGCCAAGGGCACGGAGAACGACCTCGACCTCGACGCCGACGACCTGCGCGGGCTGGTGGAGACCTTCAAGGACATCATCAGGACCGAGACCGGCCGCGACTTCCCGCAGGACCCGCGCGAGCAGATGGACCTCGCGATCCGCGCCGTCTTCGACTCGTGGAACACCGACCGTGCGCGGCTCTACCGCCGCCAGGAGCGGATCCCCGAGGACCTCGGCACCGCGGTCAACGTGCAGGCCATGGTCTTCGGCAACTTCGGCATGGACTCCGGCTCCGGCGTCGCCTTCACCCGCGACCCCGCCAGCGGGACGCAGGGCGAGTACGGCGACTACCTCCAGAACGCCCAGGGCGAGGACGTCGTCGCCGGCATCCGCAACACCGTGTCCCTGGCCGACATGGCGGAGATCGACCGGACGTCCCACGACGACCTGATGCGGATCATGACGCGGCTCGAGCGCCACTACCGCGACATGTGTGACATCGAGTTCACCGTCGAGCGCGGCAAGCTCTGGATGCTGCAGACGCGCGTCGGCAAGCGGACCCCCGAGGCGGCGTTCCGCATCGCCGTCCACATGGTCGACGAGGGCATGATCCAGATGGACGAGGCCGTGCTGCGCGTGACCGGCGACCAGCTGGCCCAGCTGATGTTCCCGCGCTTCGACGAGTCCGCCGACCGCACGCTCCTCGCCAAGGGCATGAACGCCTCCCCGGGCGCCGCCGTCGGCAAGGCCGTGTTCGACTCCGACACCGCCGTGGAGTGGGCCGACCGCGGCGAGGACGTCATCCTCGTCCGCAAGGAGACCAACCCCGACGACCTGCGCGGGATGGTGGCGGCCCGCGGAATCCTCACCAGCCGCGGCGGGAAGACCTCCCACGCAGCGGTCGTGGCGCGCGGCATGGGGCGTACGTGCGTGTGCGGCGCCGAGTCGCTCGACGTCGACACCAAGGCCAGGCAGTTCCGCGTCCGCGACGGCGAGACGATCCGCGAGGGCGACGTCATCTCCATCGACGGCACGACCGGCGAGGTGTTCGCCGGCGCCGTGCCGGTCGCCGACTCGGTGGTGGTGCGCCACTTCGAGGGCGAGAAGCTGGACGACGACCTCGCCCAGGCGGTCGCCCGGATCATGGCCCACGCCGACGGCGCTCGCCGGCTGCGGGTCCGCAGCAACGCCGACACCCCAGACGACGCCGCCCGGGCCCGCCGCTTCGGCGCCCAGGGCATCGGGCTGTGCCGCACCGAGCACATGTTCCTCGGGGAGCGTCGCGAGCTGGTGGAGAAGCTCATCGTCGCCGAGGACGAGACAGGCGTGGAGGCCGCACTCGACGAGCTCCTCCCGCTGCAGCGGCAGGACTTCACCGAGATCCTCGAGGCCATGGACGGCCTGCCCGTGACGATCCGGCTGCTCGACCCACCGCTGCACGAGTTCCTGCCCGACCTCACCGAGCTCAGCGTCGAGGTCGCCCTCGCCGAGGAGCGCGGCGAGGTCGACGAGCACGCGAAGCGACTGCTCACGCACGTCCGCCGGCTCCACGAGCAGAACCCGATGCTGGGCCTCCGCGGCGTGCGCCTGGGGATCCAGATCCCCGGCCTGTTCCGGATGCAGGCGCGCTCGATCGCCGAGGCCGCCGCCGACCGGATGGCCGCGCACGGCACGCCCCGGCCGGAGATCATGGTGCCGCTGGTGGCGAGCGTGCGGGAGCTCGAGATCGTCCGGTCCGAGATCGACCAGCAGATCGCCGAGGTCGAGGAGGAGCGCGGGGTCAAGCTCGACATCGCCATCGGCACGATGATCGAGCTGCCGCGTGCGGCCTTCCTGGCCAACCGCATCGCCAAGTCCGCCGACTTCTTCTCCTTCGGCACCAACGACCTGACCCAGATGGCGTGGGGCTTCTCCCGCGACGACGTCGAGGCGTCCTTCTTCTCGCGCTACTTCGAGCACGGGATCTTCGACGTCTCGCCCTTCGAGTCGCTCGACCAGCTCGGCGTCGGCGGCATGGTCGAGATGGGGACGAAGAAGGGCCGCAAGACCAAGTCCGACCTCAAGGTCGGGGTGTGCGGCGAGCACGGCGGCGACCCGCTGTCGGTCCACTTCTTCGACCAGGTGGGCCTCAACTACGTCTCGTGCTCGCCCTTCCGCGTGCCGGTCGCCCGGCTCGAGGCCGGACGCTCGGTCCTCGGGAAGCGGGACTCAGAAGAGCGCTGA
- a CDS encoding NUDIX hydrolase: MPDEQPTLTDGTVTLRAWRDDDVAEAVAGHDDEMGLWLGWDPADVTEQTHSAAIAGWRQRFRAGEQASFVVEHDGHLVGSVDLTREGGAGASLRWALYAGHRGHGHAARAVRVLVDWAFSDPDQGGWGLQRVEARIDPRNDRSRRVATRAGMRLEGVQRIAPGMGDRADATSYAVFARLATDPPLSDPESFRSLLNSFLPRKRAISQMLVRDPEGRVLLCQLTYKRDWDLPGGVVEVGESPRLAVQREVEEELGLSIEPGDLVLTDWLPAWGGWDDAVCLVFDGGTHGPEVLARVVMQEREIRDARFCTLEEVDDLAADFTSRRVRAAVAGDQPYTESGR; encoded by the coding sequence GTGCCTGACGAACAGCCGACGCTGACTGACGGGACCGTGACGCTGCGGGCATGGCGCGACGACGACGTCGCCGAGGCCGTGGCCGGTCACGACGACGAGATGGGCCTCTGGCTCGGCTGGGACCCGGCCGACGTCACCGAACAGACCCACTCCGCAGCGATCGCCGGCTGGCGTCAGCGCTTCCGCGCGGGCGAGCAGGCGTCCTTCGTGGTCGAGCACGACGGCCACCTGGTGGGGAGCGTCGACCTGACCCGCGAGGGCGGCGCCGGGGCGAGCCTGCGGTGGGCCCTGTACGCCGGCCACCGTGGCCACGGCCATGCCGCCAGGGCCGTACGCGTCCTGGTGGACTGGGCCTTCTCGGATCCCGACCAGGGCGGGTGGGGCCTGCAACGCGTCGAGGCCCGGATCGATCCCCGCAACGACCGCAGCCGCCGGGTCGCGACCCGCGCCGGCATGCGGCTCGAGGGCGTGCAGCGCATCGCGCCCGGCATGGGCGACCGCGCGGACGCCACGTCCTACGCCGTCTTCGCCCGCCTCGCGACGGACCCTCCCCTGTCCGACCCGGAGAGCTTCCGGTCACTCCTCAACTCCTTCCTCCCCCGCAAGCGGGCGATCTCGCAGATGCTCGTGCGCGACCCCGAGGGACGCGTGCTGCTGTGCCAGCTGACCTACAAGCGCGACTGGGACCTGCCCGGCGGCGTGGTCGAGGTCGGCGAGTCACCGCGGCTCGCGGTGCAGCGCGAGGTCGAGGAGGAGCTCGGCCTCTCGATCGAGCCCGGCGATCTGGTGCTCACCGACTGGCTGCCTGCGTGGGGCGGCTGGGACGACGCGGTGTGCCTGGTCTTCGACGGGGGCACCCACGGCCCCGAAGTGCTCGCGCGCGTGGTCATGCAGGAGCGCGAGATCCGCGACGCGCGCTTCTGCACGCTGGAGGAGGTCGACGACCTGGCCGCCGACTTCACCTCCCGGAGGGTGCGGGCAGCGGTCGCGGGCGATCAGCCGTATACGGAGTCCGGTCGCTGA
- a CDS encoding tetratricopeptide repeat protein produces the protein MTQQPFSRPGAIDLSGLGRPPAPQQAAPAAGAAAGSGSAGGAYSVAITQENFQQVLQESMTAPVVIVFHSAAQAPGSEQYAADVAAEAERLEGRLLAALVDVDAHPEIAQAMQIPQVPLTMVVLDGRPVSQPIPGALSPEELSTLFSQLGQQLTAQGITGRHQPRAGGAPAAEGEEEVVDPRYAPAEDALAAGDIDAAVAEYQKLLDANPADAEAAGGLAIAKVMQRTQGVDLNTARAAAADNPDDVDAQTLVADLDMLGGHVEDAFTRLVNLVARTSDKDREKARDHLLGLFAAVGNDDPRVLAGRRNLASALF, from the coding sequence ATGACGCAGCAGCCGTTCAGCCGCCCAGGTGCCATCGACCTCTCCGGGCTCGGCCGGCCGCCGGCGCCGCAGCAGGCGGCCCCGGCCGCCGGAGCCGCCGCCGGGTCCGGGTCCGCCGGAGGGGCGTACTCCGTCGCGATCACCCAGGAGAACTTCCAGCAGGTGCTGCAGGAGTCGATGACGGCGCCCGTCGTCATCGTGTTCCACTCCGCGGCCCAGGCGCCGGGCAGTGAGCAGTACGCCGCCGACGTGGCCGCCGAGGCCGAGCGGCTGGAGGGCCGGCTGCTGGCCGCGCTGGTCGACGTCGACGCCCACCCCGAGATCGCCCAGGCCATGCAGATCCCGCAGGTGCCGCTGACGATGGTGGTCCTCGACGGTCGTCCGGTCAGCCAGCCGATCCCCGGGGCGTTGTCGCCCGAGGAGCTCTCCACGCTGTTCAGCCAGCTGGGTCAGCAGCTCACCGCCCAGGGCATCACCGGCCGGCACCAGCCCCGGGCCGGCGGCGCGCCGGCGGCCGAGGGGGAGGAGGAGGTCGTCGACCCGCGCTACGCCCCGGCCGAGGACGCGCTCGCCGCAGGCGACATCGACGCCGCGGTCGCGGAGTACCAGAAGCTGCTGGACGCCAACCCGGCCGACGCGGAGGCCGCCGGCGGTCTCGCGATCGCGAAGGTCATGCAGCGCACGCAGGGCGTCGACCTCAACACTGCCCGGGCCGCGGCGGCGGACAACCCCGACGACGTCGACGCGCAGACCCTGGTCGCCGACCTCGACATGCTCGGCGGGCACGTCGAGGACGCGTTCACCCGGCTGGTCAACCTGGTCGCCCGCACCTCCGACAAGGACCGGGAGAAGGCGCGTGACCACCTCCTCGGCCTCTTCGCGGCGGTCGGCAACGACGACCCGCGCGTGCTGGCGGGTCGTCGCAACCTGGCCTCAGCGCTCTTCTGA
- the glgB gene encoding 1,4-alpha-glucan branching protein GlgB: protein MTKPTSNPTSTPESIPEAAPAAGPRDTHAPGELDLHLIGEGRHEELWRVLGAHASEDGTSFRVWAPNAMEVQVAGEWAGWDGSAHPMTRLDGSGVWHAHVPSAGVGSQYKFRIRGADGQWVDRADPLAQYAEKPPSSASKVWQSQHRWNDEAWLEKRRTSQPVDEAMSTYEVHLASWRKHYSGELYTWDEIADALVPYVSDLGFTHVELMPVMQHPFGGSWGYHVTSYFAPDSRFGDPDGLKRLIDRLHQAGVGVILDWVPGHFATDEWALARFDGTPLYEDPNPQRGWHKEWGSHIFNFGRNEVRNFLYANAVYWLEEYHADGLRVDGVASMIYLDYAREHGEWSPNKDGGRENLEAVQFLQEMNATVYKRVPGIVTIAEESTAWPGVTGPTSDGGLGFGFKWNMGWMHDSLNYVSKDPLYRSHHHGQMTFSLVYAFAENYVLPISHDEVVHGKGSLLRKMPGDRWQQLANLRAYLAYMWAHPGKQLLFMGCEFGQESEWAESRELDWWLLEHPEHAGVHAMVRDMNTAYKASGALWGRDNEPSGFQWIDANDAGANTFSFVRRSPGEPDLVCVANFAGNPHEGYRLGLPSAGRWTEVLNTDAESYHGSGVGNLGAITATEGEHHGQPAHADIVVPPLATVWFRKEDGPA from the coding sequence ATGACCAAGCCCACGAGCAACCCCACGAGCACCCCCGAGAGCATCCCCGAGGCGGCCCCCGCGGCCGGCCCGCGGGACACCCACGCTCCCGGCGAGCTCGACCTGCACCTGATCGGTGAGGGAAGGCACGAGGAGCTCTGGCGGGTGCTCGGCGCGCACGCCAGCGAGGACGGCACGTCGTTCCGCGTCTGGGCCCCCAACGCCATGGAGGTCCAGGTCGCCGGCGAGTGGGCCGGGTGGGACGGCTCGGCACACCCGATGACGCGCCTGGACGGGTCCGGCGTCTGGCACGCCCACGTCCCGAGCGCCGGCGTCGGGTCGCAGTACAAGTTCCGCATCCGCGGCGCCGACGGCCAGTGGGTCGACCGCGCCGACCCCCTGGCCCAGTACGCCGAGAAGCCGCCGAGCTCGGCCTCGAAAGTGTGGCAGTCGCAGCACCGGTGGAACGACGAGGCGTGGCTGGAGAAGCGTCGCACGAGCCAGCCCGTCGACGAGGCGATGTCGACCTACGAGGTGCACCTCGCCTCGTGGCGCAAGCACTACTCGGGCGAGCTCTACACGTGGGACGAGATCGCCGACGCGCTGGTCCCCTACGTCTCCGACCTCGGCTTCACCCACGTCGAGCTGATGCCGGTGATGCAGCACCCGTTCGGCGGGTCGTGGGGCTACCACGTCACCTCCTACTTCGCCCCCGACTCGCGATTCGGCGACCCCGACGGGCTGAAGCGGCTGATCGACCGGCTCCACCAGGCCGGTGTCGGCGTGATCCTCGACTGGGTCCCCGGGCACTTCGCCACCGACGAGTGGGCCCTGGCCCGCTTCGACGGCACCCCGCTCTACGAGGACCCCAACCCGCAGCGCGGCTGGCACAAGGAGTGGGGGTCCCACATCTTCAACTTCGGCCGCAACGAGGTGCGCAACTTCCTCTACGCCAACGCGGTCTACTGGCTCGAGGAGTACCACGCCGACGGCCTGCGCGTGGACGGTGTCGCCTCGATGATCTACCTCGACTACGCCCGCGAGCACGGCGAGTGGTCGCCGAACAAGGACGGCGGCCGGGAGAACCTCGAGGCGGTGCAGTTCCTCCAGGAGATGAACGCCACCGTCTACAAGCGGGTGCCCGGCATCGTCACGATCGCCGAGGAGTCGACCGCCTGGCCGGGCGTCACCGGGCCCACGAGCGACGGCGGTCTCGGCTTCGGGTTCAAGTGGAACATGGGCTGGATGCACGACTCGCTCAACTACGTCTCCAAGGACCCGCTCTACCGCAGCCACCACCACGGCCAGATGACCTTCTCGCTCGTCTACGCCTTCGCGGAGAACTACGTCCTGCCGATCAGCCACGACGAGGTCGTGCACGGCAAGGGCTCGCTGCTGCGCAAGATGCCCGGCGACCGCTGGCAGCAGCTGGCCAACCTGCGCGCCTACCTCGCCTACATGTGGGCCCACCCCGGCAAGCAGCTGCTCTTCATGGGCTGCGAGTTCGGCCAGGAGTCCGAGTGGGCCGAGAGTCGCGAGCTCGACTGGTGGCTCCTCGAGCACCCCGAGCACGCCGGTGTCCACGCGATGGTGCGCGACATGAACACCGCGTACAAGGCGAGCGGCGCGCTGTGGGGGCGTGACAACGAGCCGTCGGGCTTCCAGTGGATCGACGCCAACGACGCGGGCGCCAACACCTTCTCGTTCGTACGCCGCTCCCCCGGCGAGCCGGACCTGGTGTGCGTGGCCAACTTCGCCGGCAACCCGCACGAGGGCTACCGCCTCGGCCTGCCGTCGGCAGGACGCTGGACGGAGGTCCTCAACACGGACGCGGAGTCCTACCACGGGTCGGGCGTGGGCAACCTCGGTGCCATCACCGCCACCGAGGGCGAGCACCACGGTCAGCCTGCCCACGCTGACATCGTGGTGCCGCCCCTGGCGACGGTGTGGTTCCGCAAGGAGGACGGACCCGCCTGA